Within Psychrobacter sp. AH5, the genomic segment TTAAAGTGTCTTAAATGTGGGTATAAAAAGCACTAAGCCGCAGGCAAATGATAATAACGCTGCCATAACTCGGTATAGCGAGCGACTTCTTGCTGCCACTTTTGCTCATCCCAACCCAGCTCTTGTTGGCAAATTTGCTTTAATCTTGCGCTAATCAGAGGTGTCATCGCGCCGTGCGGCAGGATCAAACCTAAGCGCGTGCGTCTTAATAACAAGTCATCTAAATGTATGACTTGCTCAAAGCGCGCGGCAAAGCGAATTTCGGCCCAAATGGTATTACTATCGGTGACATACGCTAGATCATCCTCGTGCGCTAGCTCTAGTAATTTATCGAGCTGCAGACCATAAAATCCTTGCAAACGCTGTTGTAGATCAGAAGGTAAAGTCGTAAATTTGGGATGGGTCGGCGTGGGATTGCTAAAGACTTGGTCGTTATGCGAGGCATTTTGTTCGATAGTGGCATCATCAAGTTGCAGTACTTGTTGACACTTTTTAAGCACATCAAGGGCAATTAGGCGAAAGGTCGTGAGCTTGCCGCCGCTGACGGTCACGAGATTGTTATCGAGCCAAACGCTATGATCGCGCTTTTCTTTACTAGGGCTGACGCGTTTGCCATCGCCACTATCGGATATCAGCGGACGCACGCCTGCCCATGAGCTGATGACATCTTCTCGATTGAGATCGGTATCATCAAATAATGAGTTAGTCGCTGCTAGTAGATAATCGACCTCTGCGCTAGTGATACCGACTTCTTCGTCATTAAGTGGCGGGTGATCCAAATCGGTAGTCCCTAGCACAGTGCGGTTCTCCCACGGAAAGACGAACACCGCTCTTTTATCAGTAGGATGCAAGAAGGTATAAGCTTGCGAGGTAGGCAAGCGCTCTTGACTGACCACTAAATGACTACCGCGTGAGGGACGTATTTGCTTGTTGAAGCTTTGCTCAGTTTCATTACTGGCTTGCATACGTAAGGTATCGGCCCACGCACCTGTGGCACTGACCACCACTTTGGCGTGAACCTCGAATGTCTTATCGCTCTCTTTAGAAGCAGTATCTTTAAGATTTGCGCCTACCACTAAGCCTTGTTCATTAATGATAAGCGACTCGGCTTTTAGATAATTAATAGCTTGCGCGCCGTCATGGATGGCTTCGTCAAGTACACGCATTACAAGGCGCGAGTCATCGGTGACCGCATCGCTAAACTGGCTGGCACCCAAAAATTTATCCTGCTTGATATTAGGATTGAGACGTAAAAAAGCGTCTTTTTTGAAGTATTTAAAATAACGTTTGCCCGCTATTCTGTCATAGACTCTTAATAAGGTATTAAATATCCAGGGCGGTGGAAACTTGCCTTTATAGTGCGGCATGACGTAATGCATCTCGTTAACCAAACCGCTAGCTTCAGTGAGCATACGCTCGCGCTCGCGCACACTAAGTAAAGTGGTTTTATAATCGCCCGAAGCTATGTAACGCAGACCGCCGTGTACCATTTTGCTTGAGCGGCTGGAGGTGCCCCAAGCAAAGTCTTTTTGCTCGATAAGTAAGACACTTAGCCCGCGCCTTGCCGCTTCACGTGCAATGCCCGCACCAGTAATACCGCCGCCGATAATGAGCATATCCCAAGGTGCAGTGTGAGAGGAGCGTTTTAATAAGGTCGCTAGGGCTTGCTGGCGTTGTTTGCTTTGGTTCATAGATTCTTCTTCTTAAATAATAATTTATTCAAGCTATAGTCGCTGCTAAGTTGATAGATAAGTTTTGTTACGGCGCGCGACTGGTATTAATTTTACTTGCTTGCTGTGCGACTTCGTCACTCCAGAGGCTGGGCAAAATTAAGACCAGCCGTGCTGCAACGTTCTTCCATCAAACTGGCTATAAACAAAGCTCTTAATTAAAACTATTCTTCGAGTAATACACCCGGATTCATACGCTGCTCAGGATCTAAGCTTTTGAGCATATTACGAGTCACTTGAATCCCTAGCTCGCCTTTTTCAGCTACTAAATATGGGGCATGATCACGACCGACGCCATGCTGATGCGAGATGGTGGCCTTGCCATTCGCTAAACTAGTACTAGCGGCATGTTTGATTTTCTGCCAGCGCTGTAGAGTAGTGGCGTGATCTTTGGCGGCGCGGAAGAAATAAGTCGTGTATAGACTTGCGCCTTGCTTATAGACATGTGAGATATGAGTAAAGGCCATCACTTCCTCGCCTTCATCAGCGAGCGAGGTTTTTACCGCCTCTTGCATCTGCGCCATCTGCTCGTCAATACGGCTCCAGTTGGTAGCAGTCTCAAAGGTATCGACCATAATGCCTTTGTCCCACAAAGTGCCGCGTAGATACGGGAATTTAAAGCGTCCATGCGCCCACACACTACCCATAATATTAGTGATTTTACCCGTGACACTACCATTTTGCTTTAACAGCTTATTGAGCTGAGTAATAGCTAGTTTATTCTGTGCTTTATCGCCTGAGAAGCCATAAGTCAGCATCACTTTATCTGAGCTAAGACCACGCGCTTTTAGATAGGTGCTAATCGCTAAAAACTGACTCGGCGTAGTGCCTAAATGCAAATGTGCGTCAGTCTCAACCGCATTACTCAGACGTAGCATGGACAGGCGGATATCTTGTTGCACCGCTTGTTTGAGTACTGCTTTTCCTGCTTGCCAATTGGGCAAAAACGCCACTTTAAATAGCTCTTCCTCAGGTTGCGACTGCACGCGCACTTTCACTGTCGTAAAGATACCCGCGCGGCCCTCAGACCCCATCATCATCTCACGCAGATCTGGCCCTGCTGAGGATGCAGGAATATCAGCAATCTCTAGCACGCCTTGCGGGGTCACTAAAGTACCGCCTGCAAACATCTGCTCGATACGTCCATAGCCCAAGGATTGCTGACCACTAGAGCGCGCGGCAATCCAACCACCAAGTGTCGATAGCTCCCACGACTGCGGATAATGTCCCAAGCGATAACCATGCTCGTCCAATTGCGCCTCGACCGCTGGTCCTTGCGTACCGGCACCAAAAGTAGCAATTTGACTCTCGGTATCCAAATCCATCAGCCGATCCATTTTACTCATAGCGATTGTCAAAACAGGCCGCGCGCCCTGTTGTGGATTGATATGACCGACTACAGAAGTACCACCGCCGAAAGGAATAACAATCAGATCGTGCTCTTGGGCGAGCTTAAGTAGTTGCTCGACATCAGCGGTAGATTCGGGGAAAGCCACGCCATCAGGGAAGACCTCAAAGTCGCCGCTGTGCATAGCGATCCAATCGGGGAAGCTTTGCCCGCGGGCGTGTCTGAGTCTGGTTTCTTGATCGGTCGATACTATATCGAGATCGGTAAGCTCAGCAGGCAAGCGTGGTTTAGGCACCGTTTTAATGACTTGTTGCAGGCTAACCGATTTGAGCTTTTTAGTTTTACCGATATGTGATTTGATCAGCTTTGCGCCGTGCGGCGAGACTTTTTTATTAATATTAACATTACCCCAGCCATTCCAGCGCGTTTGCTCGATAGGCGTATTAAGAGAATTGCTGGTCTGAGAGACAGCTCTTTTTATATCAGTATCCTGACTTGTATTGTCGGTATTTTTGCTATCAGAGGTGATTGCGAGAGGCACAGCGTTATCGGCTTTAGGGCTTTTGCGGAGAAGGGATTTGATTTTGCTCATAGAGACGTACCTGTCAAATTATAATCACTGGATTTTGAATTGGCTTTATTTTAAATTAAAGGTTCAATACTAATTCTTTTAGATTATCACAATGTAAATAACTATTGTTTATATTTTATGACTCGATAGCAGCATTAAAAAAGGGGCACAATGAAAGGTTTATTAGCCATTAAATACAAAGAAGCTGAGCTACCATAGCAGCTCAGCTTTTATCAAATAATTAAAAATAGACGCTTGTTTTAACTACCGTTTTCAGCGTCATCGCGTAGTTGTTCCCACTCATCCTGCTGAGCCAATACCGAGCCCTCTGGCGCCTCCGATGTCAGCCCTTCTTCCCATGGCGAATTATCTGGGAGCTCTTCGATATGGATGGTTTTTATATAATAATCAGGCTGATAAGCCAAGTCATAACGCGCCGCCTTAATGACCGAAACCATCATCATCGTTAGAATGATAATAAGCGGTGCCCCAGCGATAATAGAAGCGGTCTGCAAGGTTTGCAAATCACCCAAAAACATCAAAATAGCGGGCAATAAACATAAGGTAAAGGCCCAAAATAGCCGGTTCCAGCGATGCGGCTCATCATCGACCTCTTTTTGTACCACCGAAGCTAGAATATAAGAGATCGAATCAAAAGTAGTCGCAGTAAAAATAGTGGCCAAAAAGGTAAAGACCGCCACCACTAGATAAGACATCGGTAAGCTATTTAAGATAGAGAAGATAGCGGCAGTCGGCGATTCGTTATTTAAGATGCCGACCACATCGACTATCCCCGTCATCTGCAAATATAAACCATAGTTCCCTAAGATAATCATAAACATCGCGCAGCCAAGCGAGCCATAAAACATCGAGCCGACCACCATATTACGAATGGTACGCCCTCTAGATATCTTGGCGATAAATAGCCCAATAGTTGGCGCAAATACTAGCCACCATGCCCAATAAAACACCGTCCAATCTTGCGGAAAAGTAATAGGCTTAAAACCAAACTGTTGAAAGTCTTTAAAGGGCTCAATATAAGTCATCATCCGCGGCATCTGCGTAATCATACGGCCAATGGCTTCCATACCAGTGTTCAAAATAAACACCGTCGGTCCAACTACCAACACAAATAATAAAAATACCACCGCTAGATAAAAGTTAATATTAGAGAGCTTTTGAATACCGCCTTTGAGTCCTTGATAAGCACTATAAGCAAAGATCATGGTGGTGATGAGTAGCACCACAATTTGCATGGTGATGTTGCGCGGCAGGCCAAATAAATTATACAAACCTTCATTAATAAGCGGTGAGGCGAGACCCAAAGTGGTTGCCCCGCCACCTACCATACCAAAGACAAACAGCACATCGAGCATTTTGGCCCAATTGCTACCCGCCCCCTTTTCGCCTAATAAAGGCATCAAGGTTTGGCTGACTTTGAGTACTGGCGTTTGCCGCACGTAATAGAAGTAGGCAATAGGAATGGCAGGCACTAAGTAGATCGCCCAGGCCACCGGTCCCCAGTGAAACATACCGTAAGTGGTCGCCCAGCGAATAGCGTCCGGCGTTGCGCCTGCTATACCAAAAGGCGGACTTTGATAATAATAAGCCCACTCGATGAGTCCCCAATATAAGATACTTGCGCCAATACCGCCACAAAACAGCATTGCCGCCCATGAGCTGTCCTTAAACTCTGGCATCTCTTCTGGTCGGCCTAACTTTATTTTGCCGATATCAGAGAAGATGATATAAATCACAAACATCATCGCCAGCACGCCGAACAATAAATAGGCAAAACCAAAGTTATCGCTGACAAAAGCGCGCGCTATACCTACCCAGTTTTTGCCTTGTTCAGGAAACAAGATCAAAGGCACAGCGATACTAAGTAAAATAACTAGCACCATGCCAAAAGTAAACTTGTCGATACGGGTGTCGGGGACATGGTCGGGTCGCCACTGCGGAATAGACATACCGACATCAAAAGTCCCTAAATGCGGCGGCTTATGATATTTGGATCGAGCTTTGACATAATCGGGCAAATACTCTTTGGACAATCCAAGAGAGTCTAAACTGGATTTATCAGGTTTTTGACGCGAATCATTACTCATCTAACTCTCCTGTTGCAAGTTTCAAAATTTATAGCATAAATAAGAGCGGTTGTAGGGCATAACAGTGATAGATGCTTTATTACTTATAACAAATTTTGCTCTTATTATCGATGCCGCATAATAAACCACCCTATATAACGCTTCAAACAGCGATCATTACTAGAATAAGCGATTTTTATAACCAATAGCTGCGCTAAACTTGTTAAAATAGGCCACCAATTTTACCTATTGATGGACCTCTAGTTATGACAACCGCCACTACGCCTGCTGCCAGCATTCCTGCGATCAAAGAAGACCGCATCTTAATCCTAGATTTTGGCTCACAATACAGCCAGCTAATCGCCCGCCGGGTGCGTGATTCAGGCGTGTTTTGTGAGATGTTCCCTTATGATATCGACAGCGACCGTATCAAAGATTTTGGAGCTAAAGGGGTGATCTTGTCAGGCGGTCCTGAGAGTGTGCATGCGGACAATAGCCCGCGTATCAATGACGCGGTATTTGATTTGGGCGTACCCGTCCTAGGTATTTGCTACGGCATGCAGGCGATGGCAGATCGTTTCGGCGGTAAGGTACATGCCAGCGATATTCACGAGTTCGGCGCAGCGACCATTAATGTCAATGGTCATTCAAAGCTTACTGATGGCATAGAAGACAGCACTACGGAAAACAGCACGGCCAATCTAAATGTCTGGATGAGTCATGGCGATAAGGTCATTGAAGCGCCGCAAGGTTTTGATATTATCGCTAGTACGCCCAGCTGTCCGATTGCGATTATGGCCGATGATGATAAGCACTATTATGGTCTGCAGTTTCATCCTGAAGTCACCCATACCCTACAAGGTCAGGCGCTGCTCGGTCGTTTTGTGCATCAAATCTGCGACTGTGCAGGGGAGTGGACGCCAGATAATATCGTCGATATGCGTGTGGCGCAGCTCAAAGAGCAAATCGGTGACAAGCAAGTCTTGCTAGGTCTCTCAGGTGGCGTCGATAGTTCAGTGGTGGCCGCATTGTTGCATAAAGCGATTGGCGATCAGCTCACTTGTGTATTTGTCGATAACGGTCTGCTGCGTCTGCACGAAGGCGATCAGGTGATGCAAGTGTTCGCGGAAAATATGGGCGTCAAAGTGATTCGCGTCGATGCTGAAGATCTGTTCTTAAATGCCTTAGCAGGCGAGTCAGATCCGGAAGCCAAACGTAAAATCATTGGTAAAACCTTTATCGATGTCTTCGCCGATAGCGCGCGTAAAGTTAGCGAGCAAAGCGATGGCAAAGAGATTGAGTTCTTAGCGCAAGGCACGATTTATCCTGATGTTATTGAATCTGCCAAGTCGCATCAAGGCAAAGCGCACGTCATCAAGAGCCATCATAATGTCGGCGGACTGCCTGATGATTTGGCCTTTAAACTCATTGAGCCACTGCGTGATTTATTTAAAGATGAAGTACGTAAATTGGGTATTACTTTAGGTCTACCAGAGAAAATGATCTATCGTCATCCGTTCCCAGGACCAGGTCTAGGCGTGCGAATCCTTGGTGAAGTCAAAAAAGAATATGCTGATATCCTGCGTCTTGCCGATGCGATTTTTATGCAGGAGCTGGAGCGCTCTGGCTGGTATGACAAAACCGCGCAAGCCTTTGCGGTATTCCAACCGATCAAATCGGTCGGCGTGGTCGGTGATGGCCGCCGCTATGCGTGGGTCATTGCGCTACGTGCCGTCGAGACCGTGGACTTTATGACGGCTCGCTTTGCGCATCTGCCATATGATTTGATCGAGACCGTATCGAATCGTATCATGAATGAAATCGCTGATGTCTCACGCGTGACGTATGATGTGTCGAGTAAGCCGCCGGCGACGATTGAGTGGGAATAATTATTCATATGCTATGATTGTAATATCAACGCAAAGGAGTGATGGACTATGAA encodes:
- a CDS encoding glycerol-3-phosphate dehydrogenase/oxidase, translating into MNQSKQRQQALATLLKRSSHTAPWDMLIIGGGITGAGIAREAARRGLSVLLIEQKDFAWGTSSRSSKMVHGGLRYIASGDYKTTLLSVRERERMLTEASGLVNEMHYVMPHYKGKFPPPWIFNTLLRVYDRIAGKRYFKYFKKDAFLRLNPNIKQDKFLGASQFSDAVTDDSRLVMRVLDEAIHDGAQAINYLKAESLIINEQGLVVGANLKDTASKESDKTFEVHAKVVVSATGAWADTLRMQASNETEQSFNKQIRPSRGSHLVVSQERLPTSQAYTFLHPTDKRAVFVFPWENRTVLGTTDLDHPPLNDEEVGITSAEVDYLLAATNSLFDDTDLNREDVISSWAGVRPLISDSGDGKRVSPSKEKRDHSVWLDNNLVTVSGGKLTTFRLIALDVLKKCQQVLQLDDATIEQNASHNDQVFSNPTPTHPKFTTLPSDLQQRLQGFYGLQLDKLLELAHEDDLAYVTDSNTIWAEIRFAARFEQVIHLDDLLLRRTRLGLILPHGAMTPLISARLKQICQQELGWDEQKWQQEVARYTELWQRYYHLPAA
- a CDS encoding FAD-binding oxidoreductase encodes the protein MSKIKSLLRKSPKADNAVPLAITSDSKNTDNTSQDTDIKRAVSQTSNSLNTPIEQTRWNGWGNVNINKKVSPHGAKLIKSHIGKTKKLKSVSLQQVIKTVPKPRLPAELTDLDIVSTDQETRLRHARGQSFPDWIAMHSGDFEVFPDGVAFPESTADVEQLLKLAQEHDLIVIPFGGGTSVVGHINPQQGARPVLTIAMSKMDRLMDLDTESQIATFGAGTQGPAVEAQLDEHGYRLGHYPQSWELSTLGGWIAARSSGQQSLGYGRIEQMFAGGTLVTPQGVLEIADIPASSAGPDLREMMMGSEGRAGIFTTVKVRVQSQPEEELFKVAFLPNWQAGKAVLKQAVQQDIRLSMLRLSNAVETDAHLHLGTTPSQFLAISTYLKARGLSSDKVMLTYGFSGDKAQNKLAITQLNKLLKQNGSVTGKITNIMGSVWAHGRFKFPYLRGTLWDKGIMVDTFETATNWSRIDEQMAQMQEAVKTSLADEGEEVMAFTHISHVYKQGASLYTTYFFRAAKDHATTLQRWQKIKHAASTSLANGKATISHQHGVGRDHAPYLVAEKGELGIQVTRNMLKSLDPEQRMNPGVLLEE
- a CDS encoding BCCT family transporter yields the protein MSNDSRQKPDKSSLDSLGLSKEYLPDYVKARSKYHKPPHLGTFDVGMSIPQWRPDHVPDTRIDKFTFGMVLVILLSIAVPLILFPEQGKNWVGIARAFVSDNFGFAYLLFGVLAMMFVIYIIFSDIGKIKLGRPEEMPEFKDSSWAAMLFCGGIGASILYWGLIEWAYYYQSPPFGIAGATPDAIRWATTYGMFHWGPVAWAIYLVPAIPIAYFYYVRQTPVLKVSQTLMPLLGEKGAGSNWAKMLDVLFVFGMVGGGATTLGLASPLINEGLYNLFGLPRNITMQIVVLLITTMIFAYSAYQGLKGGIQKLSNINFYLAVVFLLFVLVVGPTVFILNTGMEAIGRMITQMPRMMTYIEPFKDFQQFGFKPITFPQDWTVFYWAWWLVFAPTIGLFIAKISRGRTIRNMVVGSMFYGSLGCAMFMIILGNYGLYLQMTGIVDVVGILNNESPTAAIFSILNSLPMSYLVVAVFTFLATIFTATTFDSISYILASVVQKEVDDEPHRWNRLFWAFTLCLLPAILMFLGDLQTLQTASIIAGAPLIIILTMMMVSVIKAARYDLAYQPDYYIKTIHIEELPDNSPWEEGLTSEAPEGSVLAQQDEWEQLRDDAENGS
- the guaA gene encoding glutamine-hydrolyzing GMP synthase, yielding MTTATTPAASIPAIKEDRILILDFGSQYSQLIARRVRDSGVFCEMFPYDIDSDRIKDFGAKGVILSGGPESVHADNSPRINDAVFDLGVPVLGICYGMQAMADRFGGKVHASDIHEFGAATINVNGHSKLTDGIEDSTTENSTANLNVWMSHGDKVIEAPQGFDIIASTPSCPIAIMADDDKHYYGLQFHPEVTHTLQGQALLGRFVHQICDCAGEWTPDNIVDMRVAQLKEQIGDKQVLLGLSGGVDSSVVAALLHKAIGDQLTCVFVDNGLLRLHEGDQVMQVFAENMGVKVIRVDAEDLFLNALAGESDPEAKRKIIGKTFIDVFADSARKVSEQSDGKEIEFLAQGTIYPDVIESAKSHQGKAHVIKSHHNVGGLPDDLAFKLIEPLRDLFKDEVRKLGITLGLPEKMIYRHPFPGPGLGVRILGEVKKEYADILRLADAIFMQELERSGWYDKTAQAFAVFQPIKSVGVVGDGRRYAWVIALRAVETVDFMTARFAHLPYDLIETVSNRIMNEIADVSRVTYDVSSKPPATIEWE